The region GGTGTCGCCGTTTGCGGCAATCCGGTCGGCGCCGACAATGGCGCAATCGATTTTCTTTTGCTGCATAACAAACGCTGCGGTGTTATCACAAATCAAAGTCACATCTATATTTTCGTTCATGAGTTCCCAAACATTTAGCCGCGCGCCTTGCAAAAGCGGCCGGGTTTCATCGGCGTAAACGTGCAGTTTTTTGCCCTCTTCATGGGCGGCAAAAACCACCCCGAGTGCCGTGCCGTAATCGGCGGTCGCCAGGGCGCCGGTGTTGCAGTGGGTCAGCACATTGAATCCATCTTTGACAAGCCTGGCGCCATGTTTGCCGAGCCGGCGGCAGATTTCCCGGTCTTCTTCCCAGATCGTCTGCGCTTCTTTGAGCAAGCGGTCTTTGATCTCAGCCACTGGTTTGCTTTTGTTTGCATCGGCGACCCGGTTCATGCGCTGAATCGCCCAGGAGAGATTTACGGCGGTTGGCCGTGTGGCATTTAAATATTCGGAGCTTTCTTTAAGTTGCTTAAAAAACGCTTCTTTATCTTCGCCCGCAAAGTTCTGCACACCCAA is a window of candidate division KSB1 bacterium DNA encoding:
- the mtnA gene encoding S-methyl-5-thioribose-1-phosphate isomerase, coding for MPVTTIEWKDNKIRMIDQTKLPEELVHLEISDIEVLAEAIKSLRIRGAPAIGIAGAFGVVLGVQNFAGEDKEAFFKQLKESSEYLNATRPTAVNLSWAIQRMNRVADANKSKPVAEIKDRLLKEAQTIWEEDREICRRLGKHGARLVKDGFNVLTHCNTGALATADYGTALGVVFAAHEEGKKLHVYADETRPLLQGARLNVWELMNENIDVTLICDNTAAFVMQQKKIDCAIVGADRIAANGDT